Part of the Pseudomonas chlororaphis genome, GTAATCAAAACCCGTCGGCATGAAATCCAAGATAAAACGATATTGATCCTTTGCGTCAATCACGCGAGTTGGATCATATTTTCCTTGATCACGGTAATGACTCCAGGCTTGGCGAGGGGTGCACCCCAGAGATCTATGGATCGTTCCGTGGTAAATTGTGACCTGCTTTAGAAACCACTCCGTGAACTGACGGAAATCCATGGTTGCATTCAGCTCACTTTCAAAGCTCTCTCGTTCTACAGGGTTACTGCCAGTTGATCCAGGAAGAAAGTGCACTGCAGTTGTCATGAATGTCCCTATTACTCGTTCGATGATCCCTCCATACCATTTTTTATCTTTCGGGCGATGATCCCACTCCATCCCCCACTCTCTGCACTGCTGGATAAATCTTTCGCTAGTAAACTCCGCAGCATTGTCAGTAAATATCACAACCGGCACGCCAAAAAATGGATACTCATTTGGGTTCTTTAGGAATGTGAACAAATGAAAATCTTTCGTCAGAACTGCAAATGCCAGTGCAGCTGCTACCGTGTCCAAGTTAGGGGCTTCGAGACTTAAATAAAAACCTAGCACTACTCTTGATTTGTCGCACAGAATCATTGTGACCCATGGCCGCCCAATGATTACGTCTCTGTTTTGTTCGTCCACTAGCAGCAAGTCAACGCGGGTGTGATCCATTGATACACGCTGGAGCAATAGATCTATTACAAGTTTTTTTGGCCTGAATCCGTATTTTTGATTGAAAGCTTCTTCCGTGAGTTTTTGTCGATCTCTTTCCTTTTCTGGCTTCGCTAGTAGAAACCTTCGAGCAGCATGCCGGGTGACAGGTCGCTCTCCCGACACAACACAATATCTCCGTGCGTATTTCAACAGAACGCTAATAGATGCCTTCGAGCCCTTGTAATCATTTTGAAAAGATTTTTCTAGTGCAGCTATTTGGCCTGTTGTAGAGCGATGACTACCTTTCGGTGTACCCTTGTTTTCTCGAACGATACTTTTACCATTGCGGTAATCATTCAGCAGTTTATAAAACTGACTATGCTTTAACCCCAAAAGGCTCATGCCTCTTTGGGGTGGCATTCCTAGAATCACTTGATCGAAAATAGAGGCACGCTCACGCGCGATTGCTTCCTCTCGTTCATCAATAGTTCTTTCATAGTAAGGGATGAGTTCTTTGCTTGGCGGAACTCCGGACTCTTTCCAGTCTCTGGGGATGCCGTGATTTGGATTAATGATTACTTCCGTGGAGGGTAGGTTATTCTCGATAGCTTCCTCTGTGCCTAATGGCTTCTTATCCATAACCAAATCTAGATTCTCACTCAGATTGAATGACGTCCATCATAGTCAAAGACACCCTTCGCGCAAGCTGTCGGAAACTCACAAAAACGTTGTTAGATGACCAAATCTCGATTATTATGAATATTGAAAGCCAAAACTTTTATGTAGTCAGATTGTGTAAAATCAGAAAACTTTTTGAATATCAGAAAGTTGTAAAATAAAGTACAAAAAAATCAAATTCAATATATGTGATAATCAACTACCCATCACTTTCATCTGCGCGCATAGCAATTTCATTTTTAGTTCCAAAATATTCTATTTGTACGAGCCCGCGCATTAGACGAACTCGATTTATTTTGGTTTTAGGTATTCGACGACTCTAAGAATGTCGTGGAAGCACTACCGAAGGTCTACCCAAAGGCGCAAAGGGATATTCGATTGTCGCAGCCAAGCCCGCTTCAAGGTCGAACTCCGAATCGTGCTGAGAATTTCATCACCCAATTCGAGTTTCTCACGAGTCTGTGTAGCAGGGCATCGCATTAGCGTATTTAAGCCCCTTCATAGATAGGGCTTTATGCGCCCGAAGTACGCCCGGAGTTAAGGGGTACTACTGACGGTTCTTAACCGGAAAAATGAAAAATGCGTTCTATTATCGGAAAACAGAAATCTGTTTTCCGATAATAGAACGTGACCCTAATATAACCAATTGATAAATATGAAAATTCTATCTGTCCGGAATACTTTCAACGTTTACACCTGCTCCTACGGTTGCAACCTTTGTCCGCTCTGCTCATCTTTTCCGGGTAATGAGTTCACTCATGTACTGATTCAAGTCACGCAGATCGTTGATGCTCCAGGCGTGCGGAGCAATCTTCACGTTGTTTTCTCGCAAGGTTTTTGGAATCAGGCTTCCACTCGGGCGAAGAATGACCGATGAAACAATCACGCCGGGATAATCATTGAGTCGCTTCTTGAAGGCGGACGTGGTCAGGTCAGGCGTTGGCGGATTGCTCTTTTTCGCCAACGGCCCTGTTCCTTTGACGTCGGCGCCATGGCACACGGCGCATCGCTGTGTATAGAGATTCTTTCCATTGGCATTATCCGCATAGGATAACGAGGGCTGAAAAACACATGAAAAGCCAAGCAGAACAACAGGTAATATCTTCATTTGCATTTATTTTATTCAGACGAAAAAACTATCCGCTCTTCTCGGAAGTCATGAGCGGCGCACAGTTGCTCACGACAAAGACATGCCGTGGATCATCAATCACTACACCCATCGCCACACAGGCTCACTTAAACGCTCGGCAAAAAAGTCCGACAGCGCCTTGATTTTTACCGGCCGGGTGCGGGCCGAGGGGGTGACGAAATACAAGCCGCCACGCGTCATGCTCCATTCCGGCAGCACCACGACCAAGCGCCCATCGGCCAGGTATTCGCTGGCTATGAATTCCGGCAGTTCGGCAATGGCCAGTCCTTCAAGCAACACTGGCAATAACGCATCCGAGTTGGTCACTCTTAACGGGCCGCTGGGCACCACGTCTTCTTCGGTGCCGTCTTTGTGGGTAAACCGCCACACTTGGCTGCGGGCTCGATAGGCATAGCTCAGGCATGTACGGGTCGCCAGTTCGCGGGGATGGCTGGGGTGGCCGTGGGCAGCTAGATACGCCGGTGAGGCAACCAGGTATTGGGTGACCGCGCACAGATGCCGCGCAACCAGCGACGAATCCGGCAATACGGCAATGCGCAGTGCCGCATCGAAGCCCTCGGCGATCAGGTCTACCGAGGCGTCTGAAAGGTGCAGGTCAATCGAAAGCTCGGGATACAGCCGGATCAACTGCGGCATCAGCGGTGCCACCCAACGCAGTCCAAACGACATGGGGATCGCCAGGCGCACCTGGCCGCGGGGCTGGATCGATAACGCCTGAGCCTCGCTTTCCACCGCTTCAGCCTGCCGATAGATCTCCCCTGCCCTGGCTGCCATGCTCGCGCCGAATTCTGTGAGGGCCAGTTGCCGCGAGGTGCGGTTGAACAAGCGTCCACCCAGGCGCTCCTCCAGCCGCGCGACCGCCCGCGATACCGTAGGCACCGACACGCTCATGACACGTGCCGCACCGGCGAACGAGCCCTCTTCGGCCACCTTGGCAAACATCGCCAACCCTTCGAAATCTGGAAGCTTGCTCATTTCATTTCTGCAACGATAGGTTTCAGACAATTCTATTTTGAAAGTCCCGCCCCGTCGATAAGCTTCTCTCACACCGCAAATCACTCAATCGAAATACGGGAGAAACACCATGACGAACAAACTCGAAGGCAAAATTGCATTGGTGACCGGCGGCACTACCGGCATCGGCCTGGCCACTGCAAAACGCTTCGCTCAAGAAGGCGCCCACGTCTATATCACGGGCCGTCGCCAAGCCGAACTGAACGCTGCCCTCGCCGCTGTCGGCAACGCCACCGGCGTGCAGGTGGATTCCTCCAAGCTCGATCAGTTGGACGCGTTGTACCGCCAGATTGGCGCGACCCACGGCCGCATTGATGTGCTGTTCGTCAATGCCGGCGGCGGCTCCATGCTG contains:
- a CDS encoding LysR family transcriptional regulator yields the protein MSKLPDFEGLAMFAKVAEEGSFAGAARVMSVSVPTVSRAVARLEERLGGRLFNRTSRQLALTEFGASMAARAGEIYRQAEAVESEAQALSIQPRGQVRLAIPMSFGLRWVAPLMPQLIRLYPELSIDLHLSDASVDLIAEGFDAALRIAVLPDSSLVARHLCAVTQYLVASPAYLAAHGHPSHPRELATRTCLSYAYRARSQVWRFTHKDGTEEDVVPSGPLRVTNSDALLPVLLEGLAIAELPEFIASEYLADGRLVVVLPEWSMTRGGLYFVTPSARTRPVKIKALSDFFAERLSEPVWRWV